A portion of the Tiliqua scincoides isolate rTilSci1 chromosome 3, rTilSci1.hap2, whole genome shotgun sequence genome contains these proteins:
- the A4GNT gene encoding alpha-1,4-N-acetylglucosaminyltransferase translates to MLKEIQVCVCIFLVFGFVMFYELSLEPSCFFTCKPISKKFPTPKDVMSRGRSIIFLETTDRLYLPPLVLCSVESAARIYSDRPIVFFLKGLENHTMVDFKSSCPALSSISTMRNVFLFPLQLSVLFQDTPLLQWYLQINAAQEKNWVYISSDASRLAMVWKYGGIYMDTDVISIRPIPMSNFLAAQSSQFSSNGILGFQQHHWFLWDCMEDFVQKYNGDIWGHQGPQLITRMLGRLCNLTDFEDVVDQRCHNISFLHPHRFYPISYPEWRKYYEVWDPSPDFKDSYALHLWNFMNQEQKNVTTGSNTLVENLFKMYCPITYRSLFPAPQGNKQIK, encoded by the exons ATGCTAAAGGaaattcaggtgtgtgtgtgcatcttcTTGGTGTTTGGATTTGTCATGTTTTATGAGCTATCCCTGGAACCGAGCTGCTTCTTCACTTGCAAGCCAATCTCCAAGAAGTTTCCAACGCCAAAGGATGTCATGAGCCGTGGCAGAAGCATCATCTTCCTGGAGACCACAGACCGCTTATATCTGCCTCCTCTGGTTTTATGTTCTGTGGAATCTGCAGCCAGGATCTATTCAGACAGGCCCATCGTTTTCTTTCTGAAAGGGTTGGAGAATCACACAATGGTGGATTTCAAGTCTTCCTGTCCTGCACTCTCCTCCATATCAACTATGAGGAATGTTTTCCTTTTTCCGCTTCAGCTGAGTGTTTTGTTCCAGGACACACCTCTACTCCAGTGGTACCTTCAG ATTAATGCAGCACAAGAGAAGAACTGGGTCTATATCAGCTCTGACGCAAGCAGACTTGCAATGGTCTGGAAGTACGGTGGGATTTATATGGACACAGATGTCATCTCCATTAGACCCATCCCCATGTCTAACTTCTTGGCAGCccagtcttcccagttctccAGCAATGGTATCCTGGGGTTTCAGCAGCATCATTGGTTCCTTTGGGATTGCATGGAAGATTTTGTTCAGAAGTACAACGGCGACATCTGGGGGCACCAGGGCCCTCAGTTAATCACACGAATGCTAGGGAGGCTGTGCAATCTCACCGATTTTGAGGATGTGGTGGATCAGAGATGTCACAACATTTCCTTCTTGCATCCCCATCGTTTCTATCCAATCTCATATCCAGAATGGAGGAAGTATTATGAAGTGTGGGACCCAAGCCCAGACTTCAAGGACTCTTACGCTTTGCACCTGTGGAATTTCATGAACCAGGAACAGAAGAATGTGACCACTGGAAGTAACACACTAGTGGAAAACCTGTTCAAGATGTACTGCCCCATTACGTACAGGAGCCTTTTCCCAGCTCCTCAAGGAAACAAACAGATTAAATAA